One window of Chitinispirillales bacterium genomic DNA carries:
- a CDS encoding phosphomannose isomerase type II C-terminal cupin domain, with translation MSNEKEERPWGDYEVLQDTPRFKVKRVCVNPGKRLSLQMHGKRDELWTIVGGEGFVDLDHLKLNVRYGDTIDIRRGQQHRIMNTGTQPLIFIEVQTGDYFGEDDIVRYQDDYGRGIENL, from the coding sequence ATGAGCAATGAAAAAGAAGAGCGTCCTTGGGGCGATTACGAGGTTTTACAGGATACTCCCAGGTTTAAGGTGAAGCGGGTTTGTGTAAACCCCGGCAAAAGATTATCACTGCAAATGCACGGCAAAAGAGACGAACTTTGGACGATTGTAGGCGGCGAGGGTTTTGTTGACCTCGACCATCTCAAATTGAACGTCAGATACGGAGATACAATTGACATTCGCAGAGGACAGCAGCACAGAATTATGAATACGGGAACTCAACCCTTAATTTTTATCGAAGTGCAAACCGGCGATTATTTCGGCGAAGACGATATAGTGCGTTATCAGGACGATTACGGAAGAGGCATTGAAAATTTGTAA
- the purU gene encoding formyltetrahydrofolate deformylase: MKQKNTAVLLMSCNDKDGIVADVTALLARLGANIVYLDQHTDRQNGKFFMRVEWDLENFSVELDDFKTIFIHESAKKFNMSWELHRSSSRQKMAIFVSKYAHCFFDIISRWKIKEFEVDIPLVISNHEDLREDCEKFGIPYFYIPISKENYEKQTRRQIEILQKNEVDFIVLARYMQIISPEMICVYKNRIINIHHSFLPGFPGAKPYRQAFERGVKIIGATGHYVTEELDAGPIIEQDVQRVSHKHSVEDLIATGQDIERRVLSRAVSAHIQRKILTDENRTVVFS, from the coding sequence ATGAAACAAAAAAATACCGCGGTGCTTTTGATGTCCTGCAACGACAAAGACGGAATCGTCGCAGACGTTACGGCGTTGCTTGCACGGCTTGGTGCAAACATAGTTTATCTTGATCAACACACCGACAGGCAAAACGGAAAATTTTTTATGCGGGTAGAGTGGGATTTGGAAAATTTCTCGGTGGAATTAGACGATTTTAAGACGATTTTTATACACGAATCCGCAAAAAAATTTAACATGTCGTGGGAACTTCATAGATCTTCGTCTCGACAGAAAATGGCGATTTTCGTTTCAAAATACGCACACTGTTTTTTTGATATTATTTCGCGATGGAAAATTAAAGAATTTGAAGTAGATATTCCGCTTGTAATAAGTAATCACGAAGATTTGCGCGAGGACTGTGAAAAATTTGGGATTCCTTATTTTTATATTCCGATAAGCAAAGAAAATTACGAAAAGCAAACACGAAGACAAATAGAAATTTTGCAAAAAAACGAGGTTGATTTCATAGTTTTAGCAAGGTATATGCAGATTATTTCGCCGGAAATGATCTGTGTTTACAAAAACCGCATAATTAACATTCACCATTCGTTTTTGCCCGGGTTTCCAGGCGCAAAACCTTATCGTCAGGCGTTTGAGCGCGGCGTTAAAATTATCGGCGCTACGGGGCACTACGTAACAGAAGAATTGGATGCGGGACCGATTATTGAGCAGGACGTTCAGCGTGTAAGCCATAAACATTCCGTCGAGGATCTTATCGCTACGGGACAGGATATTGAACGCCGGGTTTTATCAAGAGCGGTAAGCGCGCACATTCAGAGAAAAATACTAACGGACGAAAATCGTACTGTCGTGTTTTCGTGA